A part of Nocardioides sp. WS12 genomic DNA contains:
- a CDS encoding histidine phosphatase family protein, with protein sequence MGNETPARRIVLLRHGRTAWNAAHRIQGQIDVELDDVGVDQARSVAPLIAALEPTLVWSSDLARARMTADEVAKEAGLVPSYDARLREFTLGEFEGLTHDELRVRDAGAFDRFRRDEWVGIPGAESPLEVADRISAALHDLADALGPGETGVAVTHGAAARAGLVAFLGWPLATARDLRAIGNCGRVFLEQRPTGDWLLAAYNL encoded by the coding sequence GTGGGGAACGAGACGCCTGCGCGTCGGATCGTGCTGCTCCGGCATGGCCGGACGGCATGGAACGCCGCCCACAGGATCCAGGGACAGATCGACGTCGAACTCGATGACGTCGGGGTCGACCAGGCACGCTCGGTCGCCCCGCTGATCGCGGCGCTGGAGCCCACCCTGGTCTGGTCCAGCGACCTGGCCCGGGCCCGGATGACCGCGGACGAGGTCGCCAAGGAGGCAGGCCTCGTGCCGTCGTACGACGCCCGGCTGAGGGAGTTCACGCTGGGGGAGTTCGAGGGGCTGACCCACGACGAGCTCCGCGTGCGCGACGCGGGCGCCTTCGACCGGTTCCGTCGCGACGAATGGGTCGGCATCCCCGGAGCGGAATCGCCCCTCGAGGTGGCTGATCGCATCAGTGCCGCGCTCCACGACCTGGCCGACGCGCTGGGGCCGGGGGAGACGGGTGTCGCGGTCACCCACGGTGCGGCTGCGCGCGCCGGACTGGTCGCTTTCCTGGGCTGGCCGCTCGCGACCGCACGGGATCTGCGGGCGATCGGCAACTGCGGACGCGTGTTCCTGGAGCAGCGACCGACGGGTGACTGGCTGCTCGCGGCGTACAACCTCTGA
- the rsfS gene encoding ribosome silencing factor yields MTATDHAVELIRAASLAAADKLATNQLAFDVSEQLAITDAFLLASGANDRQVRAIVEEIEDKLRDLGSKPIRREGHRDGRWVLLDFGEIVIHVQHSEEREFYALERLWRDCPVIELPAEIAGPSVVE; encoded by the coding sequence ATGACCGCCACCGACCACGCCGTCGAACTCATCCGCGCAGCGTCCCTCGCCGCTGCCGACAAGCTCGCCACGAACCAGCTCGCCTTCGACGTCAGCGAGCAGCTCGCCATCACCGACGCGTTCCTGCTCGCCTCGGGCGCCAACGACCGCCAGGTCCGCGCCATCGTCGAGGAGATCGAGGACAAGCTGCGCGACCTCGGTTCCAAGCCGATCCGCCGTGAGGGCCACCGCGACGGCCGCTGGGTCCTGCTCGACTTCGGCGAGATCGTCATCCACGTGCAGCACAGCGAGGAGCGCGAGTTCTACGCCCTCGAGCGCCTGTGGCGTGACTGCCCGGTCATCGAACTGCCGGCCGAGATCGCGGGCCCTTCGGTCGTCGAGTAG
- the nadD gene encoding nicotinate-nucleotide adenylyltransferase translates to MTPTEPGRRARVGVMGGTFDPVHHGHLVAASEVQGWFDLDEVVFVPTGQPWQKADREVAPAEHRYLMTVIATAANPRFTVSRVDIDRDGPTYTIDTLRDLRKERPEADLYFITGSDALTDIFSWRDAEELFELAHFVGCTRPGAEMDPATLAKIPSERVTMVEIPALAISSTDCRERQRRGQPVWYLVPDGVVQYITKHGLYPRPVSHQVQSGDS, encoded by the coding sequence GTGACGCCCACCGAGCCCGGACGCCGCGCCCGGGTCGGGGTGATGGGCGGCACCTTCGACCCCGTTCACCACGGCCACCTCGTGGCGGCGTCGGAGGTCCAGGGCTGGTTCGACCTCGACGAAGTCGTCTTCGTCCCGACCGGCCAACCGTGGCAGAAGGCCGACCGCGAGGTCGCGCCAGCCGAGCACCGCTACCTGATGACGGTGATCGCCACGGCCGCGAATCCGCGGTTCACGGTGAGCCGGGTCGACATCGACCGGGACGGGCCGACGTACACGATCGACACGCTGCGCGACCTCCGCAAGGAGCGCCCGGAAGCCGATCTCTACTTCATCACCGGCTCGGACGCATTGACCGACATCTTCAGCTGGCGCGACGCCGAAGAGCTCTTCGAACTGGCCCATTTCGTCGGGTGTACCCGCCCGGGCGCAGAGATGGACCCTGCGACGTTGGCAAAGATTCCGTCTGAGCGCGTCACCATGGTGGAGATCCCCGCACTGGCGATCTCCTCGACCGACTGCCGCGAGAGGCAACGAAGGGGCCAGCCTGTCTGGTACCTCGTGCCTGACGGCGTCGTGCAATACATCACCAAGCACGGGCTCTACCCACGTCCCGTGTCACACCAAGTTCAGTCCGGAGACTCATGA